The Chryseobacterium phocaeense genome includes the window AGGATCAACAACTGCAAGATCTCCTTTATAGAATAACGTGGAATTCGGAAGATGGTTATATACATGAAAAGCCTCATCAAAATTATTAATATCAATACTTTGAGTGTTTTCTTTTGCTGCGATTACCAGGTTATCAGTATTATTATAAGCAAAAGGTATGTTAAAAGTGACATCCACTTTACCGTTGGTGGCGGTCACCGTTCCTGCAAAAACCTGGGTCAGCTGAGCTGCAGGAATCCAGTCCGTACCGGATGTAAATGCGGTTTTCGTAGTGTGTCCGAGATAAACGGTCCAGTTTGAGGATTCCGTAATGGTGGCTGAAGGATCTGCATAAAAGGATAAACCTGTAATATTTCCTGCAGCATCGGCATTAATCTCCTGCTTAAGGTAAATCTGCTGAACATATGAATAGGAAAAGAAACTACTTATGGGTGCGGTTCCCACGCCCGTGCTTCCAATATTAATATTTATTTGGGCATTGAACGCCGACACTATCAACAATAGGGATAAAAGTAAAGTTTTTTTCATAATTAATTAAATTCAACACGAAAACGATGCTAATTTAATTATAAAATTTCAATTTTTACAGCATAATTGATTATTTAATTACAGATATCAACACTTTAAGTTAAAATTCACAAAACAGTGTATAAAAATAATCTAAATCTAATTTTTTATTAAAAATATACACATACAATAATTATAAATTTACATATTTAATAATAAATCAATAATTATTTTAAAAATTCACCATTAAAAAGCAACACAAACAGTATATTTTAATATATTTGTATCAAACGCTAGTAATATGTACAAAAAACTATTCTTTCTGGGTATTTTGTTTGCAGGCCTTCTTCAGTCACAAACCAACAGGATTGATGTGATTTCTCAGGCTGTATATTATGACGGCTATGCGGCCACAGTAACGACCCCGGTTCCGGCAGGTCTGATCCGCCTCTCCAACACCAGATATGCAAGGAAACTTACTGACGCCGAGCTCAATTCTTTTAAAGCAAAAATTGCCATGAGGGTAACTATTGGCGCTCTGTGTGATAATTACGACCGTCTGGGAAGTGTCTTTCTGGCGATGGTTCCCAAAAACCAGCCCACATATACTGTAAATGATGCTAATGTAAAAAGGATTGAAGCAGCCCGGTATATCACTCCGTTTATGAATAAGAACCGCTCACCGTTGGAGGTTCCATTTACTTATGATTTAAGTAATTTGTACAGTATATTTCATGACGCGACACTGCGTACAGCTTATGATATGTATATGGAGCTGGATGTTTTCGGTGTTCCATATGCTGCCCAGAATGAAGTTGCAGGATGCAGCGGCAGAATTGATGTATTTTCCGGAACCCTGAATTTTTTCTCAACAGATGTGGGAGCAACTGCCACCGATTTTAATACGCTCGCTCCTATATTAACTTATAACAGACTGAATAACTATAACAGTACCGATGTTCCGGGAGAAACGGTAAGGATCGTTAATTTCAACTTACCCGACCCTGTTACCAATGCTCAATTCTATGTAATATCCACACCTCACGGGGCGAACAGCGGTGGCGAAGAATACGTAAGAAGACAAAATTACACGTACATAGATGATGTTCAAATGCTGACCTACACTCCGGGAGGGATTTCCTGTGAACCATTCAGAGTTTACAATACGCAAGGTAACGGAATCTACGGAGCTACTCCGAGAACGCTTGCAGGATGGACTTCATGGAACAACTGGTGTCCGGGAAATTCTGTTCCTAT containing:
- a CDS encoding peptide-N-glycosidase F-related protein; translation: MYKKLFFLGILFAGLLQSQTNRIDVISQAVYYDGYAATVTTPVPAGLIRLSNTRYARKLTDAELNSFKAKIAMRVTIGALCDNYDRLGSVFLAMVPKNQPTYTVNDANVKRIEAARYITPFMNKNRSPLEVPFTYDLSNLYSIFHDATLRTAYDMYMELDVFGVPYAAQNEVAGCSGRIDVFSGTLNFFSTDVGATATDFNTLAPILTYNRLNNYNSTDVPGETVRIVNFNLPDPVTNAQFYVISTPHGANSGGEEYVRRQNYTYIDDVQMLTYTPGGISCEPFRVYNTQGNGIYGATPRTLAGWTSWNNWCPGNSVPIRGFNMATIAAGNHTLKHTIPTAVFNQQQGDVYLSVYMQGKSNVALSVQDVKTVDVSIYPNPTADFVNIKSKAEVASISLYGIDGRKLSETREESRIDLSSYTAGVYFLRIVLKDGITFKHKIIKK